Within Anopheles ziemanni chromosome 2, idAnoZiCoDA_A2_x.2, whole genome shotgun sequence, the genomic segment atcattttcttcatctcatgTTCTTCGGTTGCTTTTGATCTTAGTTACGAGTATCTGGCCTGTACCTTTGACTTGAAAGTGTGTTGGATGTTTTAAACAACATTATTTGATTAATATTGCCTCTGTCCCAATGCTGAAACTTTTCAAGCcgaatttttcgatcaatGGTCACTTACTTTTTGTGTTAGAAACTTATTGATAagattgtattgaaaaaaacgaaagcaaacaaagctttgaaaagaaatcaatttaATCTAAATTTTAAACTGTTATGTTAAATATGTTTCATCCCATTAACATTCCATGATGCGCATCTAATGAGGTTGGTTCGTAGTAGACTCCATGGCATTAAGGTAATATTAGAGACACAGATCTCGATGACTTGTTAATCTTGATTTTAGTAAAAAGCTGGGGAATCAGATTATTCTTTCTTGAATAGATTCTTTACTAGCTCTGAATATGTTCTATAACATGATGCAATAAAGTTGTTTAACACGTTAGAAAAAAATGCCCCGTTGTAAGGAACGACTACTTTGTACTTGATATATCGATTACCTTAAGCAAAATGGGATGTTGTtcacaaacaaaattttgTATTTATAAAAAGCGCTCCTATTTACTTCGCGTAATTTCAAAAAAGGTTAGCAGCAGCAATGCAAAACTACTTTCGAGCATAACTAATTTCGGGCGTTACTTGAATTTCGTAAAGTAATAGGATCCGTACTCTACATCGGTGTTGCAGGTGTTAGGTGCTAAAATTACTCCCAGTAAGTTTCGCTTCACTGACATCATGTATAGAACTGACTCAGAAGAACAAATATAAACAAGGATAATGAAATGAACAATTGATAGCTCCTAATAGACGTTACTAGCAACGTCAACAGTTGGACGATTATAACCCACTTGCAGTGTCAATGTTGTCCACACCTgcgtaaaagaaaataatttacagATCGGAGCCATTCTGATTTGTCTCGAAAATGGTTGAGCACTGTTAATGTATGTCCCTTTGCCAGTATTTATGCTTGGTAAGAATATTCATGTGTAAAATGAGCAGTTTTCCGCTACCCTTTCCAGCTGGACACCCTTTTGGTTTTTACCGCATTGAATGATCGTTTGTGTAAGTTACATTTTTATCAGCCGATTGCTCATGACCACGTGGCACTAGTTGCAATCAGCATGTCAAGTATGTTTGATATCTTCGCGCGAAGTTGGGAACTGTGATGAATTTGCTTCGACGTTTCAGAatcattttaatattatttctgTCGTGCTTCGGAATCTGAATCCGAGAGAGGGGGGCGAGGCCTGGCTCAGACATCTGCCGTACGTGATGTTATACTGGGCGATCGTGAGTGTATTACGACACGATGTCCGTTCTTAGTAACAAATCCATCACTTTCGACAAGAACGGCCGTTTGTCGGCCTTGCGGATCACCGTTTCCATCTGGTGACTCTTTAGGTGATAAGCTATGATCCACTATACCTACATTTGCCTGAGATCCTCCTAATATTCCTTTACTCTTACCACTACCAGGAGTGGTGCTGCCTCCTCCTATACTACCTGTACCTGCGGCACGAGACCCAGTGTCATTGCCTGCGGTACCAGCTCCACCTCCTCCATTACCGTCGTCATCACTTCTCGTGCCCCCTTCGTTGCCGTTATCACAGGCATCCGATTGCTGGTCATCACCGGAACCATCGGCGCCTCCGCCCCCGTGGCGTTGTTTATAGCGCTTCCAGGCGTGTTGTATCAGCCGGGCACAGTATTCTTCACGCTGCCGCCAGAGGGTTGAAGATACCGGTTCATATCCCACCTCGTCGGGTCTCTGCTGCACTTCACCCAGCTCGGCCGTTTCTTCGATAGGGTTTCCTTTACGTGCAAAGAAATCCTTCGTCAATGCATCCAGAATATCGACGCAGAACATCACGTCCCCCCGGCAGATAGGGATATCCATTGAGATTATCTTATAGCGGTTGGGCTTGTGTATTTGCAGGGGTGGTTCCAGTACGTCCAAGAAATCCGATAACTGATCGAGTCGAATGTACTGAGTGCCATCGGGATCAAACTGCTGCCATATTTCGTAATACATATCGTAGTCATCATCCGTCAAACCTTCTTGCACATCTTCAGTGGCTTGGGAGTAGTTTTCGAGAATGACAGCGATGTACATGTTGATGACGATCAGGAAGCTGATAACTAGATACGCCAGCAAGTATGTGATTCCGATGGTAGCTGAGCCACAGTTGCCAGGATATCCCTCGTCGGTATTGGGTGGTAAACAGCCTTCCTCATTGATAATACCATCCAGTACACCATCCCATCCAGCCGAAGTTGACATCTGTAAATGTGTCATATTAGCAAAACACGCTATCCTGTATAGTTGGTTAGGCTAGAAACCTACCTGGAACAACAATATCATGCTTTGTCCGAAGGTTTTGAAATTGTACACATCGTCTAAGCCGCTCTTATCTTGAACGTGCATGAAGAACGACATTCCAAAGATCGCAAAGATGAACATCACAAGGAAAAGCAGCAGACAGATGTTGAACAGCGCTGGTAGCGACATAGCCAAGGCGAACAGCAACGTTCGTATACCTTTAGCACCCTTAACTAAGCGCAAAACGCGACCCACCTTCGCCACTCGGACAACACGCAAGAGTGTGGGCGATACAAAATACTTTTCGATAAGGTCACTGAGGACCAGACCTATGCAGTGAGGAACACTCAGTTAGAGAAATTGTAAAACAAGAACCACAATTCAAATCGTGTCTTACCTAAAATGGACAGAATAACAACAACGAAATCAAATAGATTCCACGGCTCTATGAAGTAGTGATAGCGCAAAGCGAAAATCTTCATTAAACATTCACTGCTGAAAATGCAGATGAAGATCATGTTTAAGTAATCAAGTACGGCGCTGAATGTTTCCGACTGTTTGTAGTGATCGAGAGTCATTGTGAGCATATTAAATCCGATGAATAACATGATGATCATATCAAACTTCTTGTTTGTTACAATTTCAAACACTATTGCTTGTGGTCGCCACTGGAAGAAAGGCAGTTCAATcaataattcaataaaaccAAAGAGATTGTATACAACGtttcaaaaatatatacaCTTACCCTCGGGCGGGGTATAGCTTTGAGTGGTTTCTTGGATCCCATTTTTTTCATAGCATTGTAGTATTTCTTCTGATCCTCTGTCATAAACATTTCCAACGATCCGCcggctttctttttttgttcgttaaaATTATCAATAATCACACCAATGAATAGATTAAGCGTAAAGAAGGATCCAAAAATGATGAAGAACACAAAGTACAGATACATATAGATGTTTGTTTCTCTGATCGGTTGTTTATCAACCTGTAAAATAGACACAGAAAAGTTTGGTGATCCAGTCCTTATTtggttcgcaaaaaaaaacatacatctCGCGAATCTATTGCATCGTTCATTATTTGTATCCAGCCCTTGAATGTAGCGACTTGAAATAGACACAGATATGCTTTTCCAACATGATCGAAGTTCATCGGTGAATTCACCCACGTATAATTCTCGGCCGTGCACGCGTTCTTATCTGGTATTATCTCGTGAgatattgttgttttgttgctgtCCAGacactgcaaaaaaaaaaaaacattacaacaCGGTGATAATATGTTGGATTTATGTCAACTCGTTGTATTACCTTGTAATATTTTCCTGCAAATAGCTGCACACCCATGATGGCGAAAATCAGCCAGAATATCAAACAAACCAGCAACACATTGAAGATGGACGGTATAGCTTGCACCAGTGCATTGACGACAACCTAAGTTTGATATCAGATTTGAAATGTTACTCCATAGAAGGTTAAAATTCACTAGATTTGGTAAATTAAAGACATACGTAATATGCTATCACCATgcgattaaaaatattcaattatatTACAGTTTTATTTGATGAGAAGATAAGAAATTTAGCACAATTGCATCATAAGAGCAAGATAGCAGACACTATTATTAATGCTTTAAACTCAAATCATTGGCGACAAGCATTTACTTTACACAAGCAGTTTTAACATATAGATGTGCGGATCTTTATGACAATGCGATGCATGATGATATTCATGGGGTAACTTTATACTTGGTGGCCTTCAATGGTGACAGATATACCCGCTAAAAATAATCATTAAGCCCATTATGTGCTGCCATAATGGGCACATAAACTATGTGTCACACATAACAAGTCattaacaaacataaaaaaaaacgttgtgAAATACAGAAACAGATATCAATCATCTTTTATACAACATTTACTTACTGCTACGCAATAAAAGCCGTTGGAAATGATTGATTAACAAAAGCTACCCAATAGCTGGCAGTAAGACTAAATGAACATTACAATGACAACTTTGTTATTTAAAATctaggaagaggaaaaaagataCTTCAACAGAAAAAGTGGTGATAACACTGCTGTACATTGTACCCGTATCCTCTAAAAAAATGTTGCTTTgaggaaattttaaaattgccAAGTGAAATTACATTATAAAATGCGCTGAAAACAGTTATCTACGATACGGTCCAAAAAATCATACTAACAATGTTGCAGATTACTGTAtttgatgtttaaaaaaatgcgtAATTATAGTAAAAATTAGTTGGAGCtacataatttttattaatatttttgcaaaataaaaaattattaaatgtgAATATGAACGTTATGAGGAAATCTTAATGTATTAAATGCAATTTAGCAGGGTTATTGTTACTTAAAAATTGAGTGTTTGTAATTATAATCAAAGGCTAATGCATGAACTAATTTATGATGTCTTTAAAATAtctttaataataattaagaTTGACAATGGCTACATATTGAGTTACGTACCCTCATTCCCTGCATACGGGACATGGCACGTAGCGGTCTCAGGGCTCTAAGAGTTCGCATGGTTTTGAATGCTTGAATACCACCAGCCCCACAAAGTGAAGCAACGAAGTTTATCAAAGATACCTAGGAAGAGTATAGGTCAAATTTGTAGAGTAAACCGTATGTAGCGAATTCAGTGAACCTTTCAGTGTCCATAACTGTTGATGCCACCAATTTAAATGGGTTATATGAGCTGAATTTGAGATGATTGTGTGTAAACATGTAATGTGACTCATTTGTAGTTGCAACCTCTTCTAATTCATTAGATGTATGGCACCCGATAATGTAGGTGttacttttcataaattctcttttttttatttaatttctatcTATTTCGTATTTATCCCCATTTTCTATCACAGCTATCCAAACCAATATTCTGATACTGAAGAGTTTAAGTAGAATTTTGAAAAAccaaaagttttaaaaaccaaaaacaccgATGCACAGTTAAGCATTTCCTGTAGGAACGTCGAGAGTCGAAGCCAACACCAGTAGCAACGATAGCATTTATACATAAAAGCCTTTGCTTGCATCAATCTGAATGACAAAGCTTGAATTACagttaaagaaaatataatcacacattttgaaacaacaaaatgatCGTAGGTTTTTTGTACAGCTTCGTCGAAATTTTTATCTTAATTGTAAGGATCAGGATAAATGGGAAAGAATATTCCAAAAGAACATCATTCATCATGTGTACTTCATTTTcattataaattattcaattataaagaaaataaaaacgttaaaaTGTCTCTCGGGTTCATCCGTCAATCTCAACTCATGGTATGGTATTTCCCGTTAAAGTATACAAATTACTtcaaagaacaaaaatgaacCAACACCAAAGATTGCAGTCATAGGGCAATAAAGTGATAACAGAGTGTTATAAAGATAATGGATGATGTTCCTGTaattatataaataaataaaactcgtGAAACAATAAGccagttgattttatagaAAAACTGTTATAGTAACTGCAtccgaaatgaaacgaaatcaTAGCAACTAAAATATGTGTCTCgatgaaattaaatgataaCCGGTATTAGTGTACAAATATTGAATACCAAAATATAATTAGAAAACACTACACATTTTATACAAGTACAGCTGTGGACTGTAACAAAGTGACATACATTCAAATTCTAAACCCAATCCATACAAAGATTTTGTTATATGAATGAATTTAGAGAGCATCTCTGGTACCTTCAACAAAAACGTCTCAACAAGGTAACAAGTATTACTTGTTTAATAGAGAGGCTTAATAGAGAGGTTTTATTATACACGGTAGATAGATAAAGAGGAAACAGGCCGGTCAAACAGCTAGATTGAAAGATATAGGGAGAAAAATGAAGGAAGTACAGTTTggaacaaataataaattattgagGCCAAGTGACAACAGACGCGAGATAGCTTTCACAAACATTGCTTCGTTACGAAGTTCGCCATCAAGCCACAATGTGCCTTCCACCAAAGATCGATACGGCAAGTTAACCAAGACACTTGGTACTTACTCTCATACCCTCCCATCGTGAAACGGCACGAAGCGGGCGTAAGGCGCGAAGCGTACGCATCGAACGGAAAGCTGGAATATCCGCCGCTCCTACCCATGTGGCGGCAAGATTTATCAGCGATAGCTAAAGAAAGATTGAGGCAACGGATGGTAAccgataaaatgaaacaaccgaccgtgaaaaatttaataaataaattcgtcGAATGaggtgatttttttcctcccgaagCCTTACAAAGGGCTCACTGTGGGTGTCATTAGTTTGGGGCCACAGAGCaagattatatttattttaagtatGATTATGATGTTTGTGTATTTTATACCCAATGCAGTGTGTGGTACAGGTATGAGGTGAAAATATTCTTAGTTTATCGGAATATGTTGCATCAAGTGTTGAGACTGATGCAGTTTTTTTAACCCTTAAGGACCTAGATTGTTTGGAAAGTTTCAAAACTGacaaataaagataaaagttTGCTCagatttaacacgttgactaccatgtcacccaaaagtacgtgacagcaaaactcagttctaaaaagtttttgactcatgaatcaatgaaaatgcaacataaaaattatagtaatattttatatcaattcgttaggaagctaagttttagcttagccttcaaaatggttggtttaataaatgtttaaaacaaattaaattcaaaaagattgttctaaaaaagtgtgctataaacgcttggcagtcaacgtctTAATGAGCGCActattgttaaaataaaaatcgacaACGAAACAGTGCCGAGCTGCTCACTATTatcaaaattacaaaaaaaagtaaagacaGTTCTCTTTTTCGTCTGTGTATTGAATTTAAACAAGCTACAATTCCtaaaaaatgaggtttgaaattttaattcagAAACTGTTTGCCATTTTGTACTACAACTTTTTGCCTTTAAGGGTTAGAATAGTCAACGGTACTATAAAGGCGGTAGATTATGTAACTTACCATGACAATTATAAAATCAAGCCAACACCAAGCATTAGTAAAGTATACTTTGAAACCTAAAGCTAACCACTTGATTAACATCTCTATGAAAAAAATGACTGTGAATATTCTATCCATGTAATACAGGACGTCTTGAAGAATTGGTCGCTGTGGAAGATGTACATCTTCGAGGGCCTGCAGAGGGATTGAACAGATTAAATTCATGTTGCTTCACAGTTTACCGCAACCTTACCAGAGCCAAGCTGCTAAGCAAAATCATAGTAATAACAGCAGTCTCAAAATACTTGTTCTCGATAAGCTGAAAGGTTTTCAGACGCAAGTTTCCCCAGCCTTGCCAGAAAGGGGCATCGTCATCTCCGGCAAGAATCGGAAACTTTTTGTAGCAGTTATCTGGGCAGCAATCAGCAGGTGCATCTTCTATCACTTCATCTTCTTCCGCGTGTATAATGAGCTCTCCGTCTAGGGGACCTTCTTCGCCCTCACCTTCATCATCTAGTtctgaaaaaggaaaaatggatTGAAATATCCACTACATTTTCAACAAGCCAGTCTTTTGGTTAAAGATTACCTTCGTCAATTCCGAGGTCTTCCTTACTGGCATCacgtttttcttcgccttccATAGTTTCGGCGCTGCCTTTGTGGCTTTCGTCCTTGAATGGGCGATTTTTGTGACTACCGTAAGATTTAATACTGGCAGTATCATCGTCCTGCAAGGACACGCCTCTATGATTCAGTTCATGTTCTAATTTATTATCTTGATGGTTACTAATAGAATTGCCTATCACCTAATCATCGAAACATAAGACACAGAAAATGAGTTCAACGGTTCATTTAACGTTTCGTTGGTTTTGGGCTTAATGGCAAAAGAGCATGTTAGGGATCATTTAGGTTGGTTGAGTATATTCAGCTTACTTGGAAACAGGATGGTGACAAAGGGGTTATCATAACATTCATTGGATTCAGGATTGGAAGGTGCAAAAATGGTTTAGACTAAACAACAATGTACGTACCTTCGAATTGTTCATGAGTTGCTTGTTCTTTTTGCCCTTATTCTTGAGATCCCCGTGAATTGTGAACTCCATGCCGTCGCCTATGGCCACTTCCAGCTGGTTATGTTCCTTGACTCCCTTTTTCAGCAGCCCATCAGCCAGTATGTCATCTGGAGTAAGTTCCAGCTCATTTTCACCATGCTCTGCAGATATACATGGACATACCCCTTTTCCTaacgtgtttttgtgtgtcgtggtgatttttaaattttcatgtgACCCCCGTTCAAATGGATGATGGCATGCCGGATTGTATATGATGTTGGAATGGTTATCAATGATTGGGCATCGTTCCACGTCCATCGAATCGTAAATGCCGGAGAATTGGTGCGTCAAAAGTTTCACATGATCAGATTGCCAAGTTCATACGTTTCATGTGTTTCATTCATTTGTAATtgatattgcaaaaaaatggaagaataatagataaaatgaaaagaagaaattgAGATAATCAACTGTGTTGGGTCATATGTGATCAGAACAGGTACTTATAACAACACgtttaaaacacaaacacgacaaaaacaCGGGATCATTTCTCCaacatatgaatctttcaatgtCTACTTTCACAGTACAGGATGCTGGTGTATACTTTGATTCAAATAAAGATAATGTAACACGGTCTTAAGACTGAACATATTATGTACACACTATATTGAACTGTGTCGCAGATGTTGCAGACATGTACAGTAAAATTTTTCTACTCATCTTCCACACTACAAGGGACTGAGTCACATACATACTCTTTAGCCATTAGAAACTAGATGCTACGAATTCCAATTTTATGATCTTGTTAAGTCCATTATGTTAGGTTATAAATATGAATCCGTAGAATTTCAAACGATAAAACACGATTGTTGTGGGGCAATGAAGGGGACCGATCAGTTATTACACTGTAGCCTAGATCTAAGTAATCTCCAAAGACCTAACGAAGGCTTTTATTGAATAAATAGCAAATCATCAGTCCATTTGGGAAACATTGGGAATATAGCCTTATCTACGACTAGtaaaaatttcaaaccattccaaaagaAGTAATGCCACAAATGGTTATACGAAGGTGAATGTACCCACACTGtggaaataaatttccaaTGGAAATCTGGTTTCatatgtttcttcttcttcttcgcgtaacgacctcttggtcttgcctgcccgttaagggcttacgagacttttttccctgttttacgtggatagtcagtcctctcgtacaggggagggtccggtctcggttgggattcgaacccacgccgtcgaggtggtgagccccggcgctcatgggccgattttctaaccggcgctaccgctcggctgtcgcgggtTCTCCTcgtatttcatatttttataccTGGTGATTTAGAATCCACATGAAACATCTGAATAACACGCTACTCAACCAACACAAATAAGAAACGATGACTGCTGCTATCGATTCGTAACCAATTCACATGACCATAATACAATCGTGGTGTTATAC encodes:
- the LOC131281316 gene encoding sodium channel protein para isoform X10, which codes for MTEDSDSISEEERSLFRPFTRESLQAIEARIADEEAKQRELERKRAEGEIRYDDEDEDEGPQPDPTLEQGVPVPVRMQGSFPPELASTPLEDIDSFYSNQRTFVVVSRGKDIFRFSATNALYVLDPFNPIRRVAIYILVHPLFSLFIITTILVNCILMIMPTTPTVESTEVIFTGIYTFESAVKVMARGFILQPFTYLRDAWNWLDFVVIALAYVTMGIDLGNLAALRTFRVLRALKTVAIVPGLKTIVGAVIESVKNLRDVIILTMFSLSVFALMGLQIYMGVLTQKCIRKFPLDGSWGNLTDENWENFNNNETNWYRNPDLIDPPLCGNSSGAGQCDEDYICLQGYGKNPNYGYTSFDTFGWAFLSAFRLMTQDYWENLYQLVLRSAGPWHMLFFIVIIFLGSFYLVNLILAIVAMSYDELQKKAEEEEAAEEEALREAEEAAAAKAAKLEAHQAAAAAAANPEIAKSPSDFSCHSYELFVGQEKGNDDNNKEKMSIRSEGLESVSEITRTTAPTATAAGTAKARKVSAFTIRNGRGRFVGVPGSDRKPLVLSTYLDAQEHLPYADDSNAVTPMSEENGAIIVPVYYANLGSRHSSYTSHQSRISYTSHGDLLGGMTKESRLRNRTARNTNHSTVPPPNATNLCYADTNHKGQRDFDMSQDCTDEAGKIKHNDNPFIEPTQTQTVVDMKDVMVLNDIIEQAAGRHSRASEHGVSVYYFPTEDDDEDGPTLKDKAMEFLMKIIDIFCVWDCCWVWLKFQEGVAFIVFDPFVELFITLCIVVNTLFMALDHHDMDPDMEKALKSGNYFFTATFAIEASMKLIAMSPKYYFQEGWNIFDFIIVALSLLELGLEGVQGLSVLRSFRLLRVFKLAKSWPTLNLLISIMGRTMGALGNLTFVLCIIIFIFAVMGMQLFGKNYLDNMDRFPDGDLPRWNFTDFMHSFMIVFRVLCGEWIESMWDCMLVGDVSCIPFFLATVVIGNLVVLNLFLALLLSNFGSSSLSAPTADNETNKIAEAFNRISRFSNWIKMNIANALKFFKTKLTSQIASVQPAGKGVCPCISAEHGENELELTPDDILADGLLKKGVKEHNQLEVAIGDGMEFTIHGDLKNKGKKNKQLMNNSKVIGNSISNHQDNKLEHELNHRGVSLQDDDTASIKSYGSHKNRPFKDESHKGSAETMEGEEKRDASKEDLGIDEELDDEGEGEEGPLDGELIIHAEEDEVIEDAPADCCPDNCYKKFPILAGDDDAPFWQGWGNLRLKTFQLIENKYFETAVITMILLSSLALALEDVHLPQRPILQDVLYYMDRIFTVIFFIEMLIKWLALGFKVYFTNAWCWLDFIIVMLSLINLAATWVGAADIPAFRSMRTLRALRPLRAVSRWEGMRVVVNALVQAIPSIFNVLLVCLIFWLIFAIMGVQLFAGKYYKCLDSNKTTISHEIIPDKNACTAENYTWVNSPMNFDHVGKAYLCLFQVATFKGWIQIMNDAIDSRDVDKQPIRETNIYMYLYFVFFIIFGSFFTLNLFIGVIIDNFNEQKKKAGGSLEMFMTEDQKKYYNAMKKMGSKKPLKAIPRPRWRPQAIVFEIVTNKKFDMIIMLFIGFNMLTMTLDHYKQSETFSAVLDYLNMIFICIFSSECLMKIFALRYHYFIEPWNLFDFVVVILSILGLVLSDLIEKYFVSPTLLRVVRVAKVGRVLRLVKGAKGIRTLLFALAMSLPALFNICLLLFLVMFIFAIFGMSFFMHVQDKSGLDDVYNFKTFGQSMILLFQMSTSAGWDGVLDGIINEEGCLPPNTDEGYPGNCGSATIGITYLLAYLVISFLIVINMYIAVILENYSQATEDVQEGLTDDDYDMYYEIWQQFDPDGTQYIRLDQLSDFLDVLEPPLQIHKPNRYKIISMDIPICRGDVMFCVDILDALTKDFFARKGNPIEETAELGEVQQRPDEVGYEPVSSTLWRQREEYCARLIQHAWKRYKQRHGGGGADGSGDDQQSDACDNGNEGGTRSDDDGNGGGGAGTAGNDTGSRAAGTGSIGGGSTTPGSGKSKGILGGSQANVGIVDHSLSPKESPDGNGDPQGRQTAVLVESDGFVTKNGHRVVIHSRSPSITSRTADV
- the LOC131281316 gene encoding sodium channel protein para isoform X47, whose amino-acid sequence is MTEDSDSISEEERSLFRPFTRESLQAIEARIADEEAKQRELERKRAEGEIRYDDEDEDEGPQPDPTLEQGVPVPVRMQGSFPPELASTPLEDIDSFYSNQRTFVVVSRGKDIFRFSATNALYVLDPFNPIRRVAIYILVHPLFSLFIITTILVNCILMIMPTTPTVESTEYVTMGIDLGNLAALRTFRVLRALKTVAIVPGLKTIVGAVIESVKNLRDVIILTMFSLSVFALMGLQIYMGVLTQKCIRKFPLDGSWGNLTDENWENFNNNETNWYRNPDLIDPPLCGNSSGAGQCDEDYICLQGYGKNPNYGYTSFDTFGWAFLSAFRLMTQDYWENLYQLVLRSAGPWHMLFFIVIIFLGSFYLVNLILAIVAMSYDELQKKAEEEEAAEEEALREAEEAAAAKAAKLEAHQAAAAAAANPEIAKSPSDFSCHSYELFVGQEKGNDDNNKEKMSIRSEGLESVSEITRTTAPTATAAGTAKARKVSAFTIRNGRGRFVGVPGSDRKPLVLSTYLDAQEHLPYADDSNAVTPMSEENGAIIVPVYYANLGSRHSSYTSHQSRISYTSHGDLLGGMTKESRLRNRTARNTNHSTVPPPNATNLCYADTNHKGQRDFDMSQDCTDEAGKIKHNDNPFIEPTQTQTVVDMKDVMVLNDIIEQAAGRHSRASEHGVSVYYFPTEDDDEDGPTLKDKAMEFLMKIIDIFCVWDCCWVWLKFQEGVAFIVFDPFVELFITLCIVVNTLFMALDHHDMDPDMEKALKSGNYFFTATFAIEASMKLIAMSPKYYFQEGWNIFDFIIVALSLLELGLEGVQGLSVLRSFRLLRVFKLAKSWPTLNLLISIMGRTMGALGNLTFVLCIIIFIFAVMGMQLFGKNYLDNMDRFPDGDLPRWNFTDFMHSFMIVFRVLCGEWIESMWDCMLVGDVSCIPFFLATVVIGNLVVLNLFLALLLSNFGSSSLSAPTADNETNKIAEAFNRISRFSNWIKMNIANALKFFKTKLTSQIASVQPAGEQHNHLSWIWKEGKGVCPCISAEHGENELELTPDDILADGLLKKGVKEHNQLEVAIGDGMEFTIHGDLKNKGKKNKQLMNNSKDDDTASIKSYGSHKNRPFKDESHKGSAETMEGEEKRDASKEDLGIDEELDDEGEGEEGPLDGELIIHAEEDEVIEDAPADCCPDNCYKKFPILAGDDDAPFWQGWGNLRLKTFQLIENKYFETAVITMILLSSLALALEDVHLPQRPILQDVLYYMDRIFTVIFFIEMLIKWLALGFKVYFTNAWCWLDFIIVMVSLINFVASLCGAGGIQAFKTMRTLRALRPLRAMSRMQGMRVVVNALVQAIPSIFNVLLVCLIFWLIFAIMGVQLFAGKYYKCLDSNKTTISHEIIPDKNACTAENYTWVNSPMNFDHVGKAYLCLFQVATFKGWIQIMNDAIDSRDVDKQPIRETNIYMYLYFVFFIIFGSFFTLNLFIGVIIDNFNEQKKKAGGSLEMFMTEDQKKYYNAMKKMGSKKPLKAIPRPRWRPQAIVFEIVTNKKFDMIIMLFIGFNMLTMTLDHYKQSETFSAVLDYLNMIFICIFSSECLMKIFALRYHYFIEPWNLFDFVVVILSILGLVLSDLIEKYFVSPTLLRVVRVAKVGRVLRLVKGAKGIRTLLFALAMSLPALFNICLLLFLVMFIFAIFGMSFFMHVQDKSGLDDVYNFKTFGQSMILLFQMSTSAGWDGVLDGIINEEGCLPPNTDEGYPGNCGSATIGITYLLAYLVISFLIVINMYIAVILENYSQATEDVQEGLTDDDYDMYYEIWQQFDPDGTQYIRLDQLSDFLDVLEPPLQIHKPNRYKIISMDIPICRGDVMFCVDILDALTKDFFARKGNPIEETAELGEVQQRPDEVGYEPVSSTLWRQREEYCARLIQHAWKRYKQRHGGGGADGSGDDQQSDACDNGNEGGTRSDDDGNGGGGAGTAGNDTGSRAAGTGSIGGGSTTPGSGKSKGILGGSQANVGIVDHSLSPKESPDGNGDPQGRQTAVLVESDGFVTKNGHRVVIHSRSPSITSRTADV